The DNA sequence ATTCATAGAATGGTTTTTCTATCTGGGTATGAGCATCTTGTTTTATTTCATCTATTGCAATGGCATAAACAAACAATCTATCTTCTATCTCTATTTTATCCCAACACCCGGATATAACCATCAAACTTAAAAGCACCCCAATAATCATACCTTTCTTCATGCTTTTCTCACCCCCTTAATCAAGGAAGCGATATACATTACAATTGGAATAAAAAACAATGTGTAATATCCAAGATAAAGCACCATTTTATCACTAAGGTCAACAATATCTGCAATACTATCTGGTATCAAAGATATTATATATATAATCGGCATAATCATTATTGCTATATGTTTCTTTTCCCTATGTTTTATCAAATCCCCTCCAACTATCATGTATCCAAAAACATAAGTTACGATAGTCGTAAAAATAAGTATAATCCAAAGTGAAAACAAAAGCCCTTCAATTCCTTCTAAAAAGGCGCCGGGAACATCTGAAGCTTTGACTAAAGATAAAGTAGGATATAAAAGCGTTTTGGTATATTCTGCCCCAAATCTTGCATAACAATGAATTACAATAAATATATATATAAATATGATAAAAATCATTCCTATCATAGAACTTTTAAAAGCCTTTTCAGGTTTTCGAATAAAAGGAAAAAGAAAAAACAAAATCTCAAAGCCTGCATATGAAAAAAGGCTATCACTAATCCCCTTTAGAATCTTTAATGGTTCAACCCTCAAAACAGGGAGCAAATTGCTATAATCACTCTTGGGAACCACAAGCAAAAACAAAAAAACAAATGTTAAAACTGTTAAGTAAAATATTGCTTCAAAAAATCTTGCAATTTGCTCTATTCCCATTCTTACAAGCAAATATGCAACAATAAAAATTGGAATCATAATAAACTCAAGTGGTGTGTTAAACAATAGATACATCTTTGTTGTTTCACCAAACATCCTTATCTCAATCGCAGTAAAAAGAAAGTAAAATAAAAATATAGGCAATGCCATTAAAGTTCCTATAAATTTTCCAAATAATGTCCTTAATGTTTCAACTAATCCCAATTCAGCATATTTCTTGCCTACTTCAGATATAAAAAATAAAAATAAAATATTTATTAAACCTCCAAGAATTAGAACAAACCATCCATTGTTCTCTACATCCTTTGCTAAAACAGCTGGAAGCGTAAAAATGCCAACTCCTATAGGAGTTAGAAAAATTAACAACCCAAGTTGAAAACTTGATATTTTGTCATCATTGGGAACCATTTTCATCACCTTGCCTTATTATATCCTGCGGATCATACATCCTCGGCCTTTTCTTTATATACTTAATAGGAAATTTTAATGCACTATCAACCATATCTTCTAAATAAAGCGGTGCCAAAGGTGCAAGATACGGTGTCCCAAAGGATTTTAGGTTTACCAAATATATCAAAGTGCCTATGTAGCAAAGAGATATTCCATATAGCCCGTATATCGATGCCCCAATCATAAATATAAATCTTAAAAGCCTAAGCGCTGTTGCAAGCTCATAATTTGTAATTGAAAAACTTGCAATTGCAGTAATTGCAACCACAATTACCATAATGGGACTTACAATGCCTGCTGAAACTGCTGCCTGACCTATGACAAGACCACCTACTATTCCAATAGTAGAACCTATCGGCCTTGGTAGTCTAATACCCGCCTCCCTTAAAAGTTCAAATGTAATCTCCATTATGATAGCTTCTATAAATGCTGGAAAAGGAACCCCTTCTCTCGTAGCTGCAATTGAAAGAGCAAGCTTAGATGGAATAATCTGCGGGTGAAAACTTGTAATTGCTATATAAAGTGCAGGTGAAAGTATAGAAAGTCCACCAGCAAGCACCCTAATGAATCTTACAAATGTAGCAATTATTGACCTACTGTAATAATCTTCTGCAGATTGAAGGAATGCATTTATAGTGACAGGAACTATTAATGCAAAGGGGGAATTATCTACTAAAATTCCCACCCTTCCCTCATATACTGCTGCAGCAACAACATCTGGTCTTTCTGTTGTTTGTGCTTGAGGGAATATCGAAAAAACTTTATCTTCAAGCAGTTGCTCTAAATATCCGCTATCCATAATTGTATCTATGCTGATTTTTCCCAATTTCTTATTTAACTCGTCTAATACCCTCTTATCCACAATATCTTCTATATACATTATTGCAATATCCGTTTGCGACCTTTCTCCAAGCTTCTTTTGCACAATTTTAAATCGTGGGTCCCTGATTCTTCTTCTTACTAGCGCAGTATTAACTCTCATCGTTTCTGTAAATCCATCCCTGGGCCCTCTTATTATAGTTTCAGCAGATGGTTCTGCAACGCTTCTTGCTGGCCATGCCTTTGTTGCGATTACAAGAGCTCTATCTGTATAATCAATCAAAAGGCCGGTCTCACCGCTCAAAACATTCAAAACAAGCTCTTCAATTATTTCCACTTCTTTAAAATCAGTTACCGTCATTGCATTATCCTTAGAAACTTCAAATAGTTTGTGTTTAACGGCATTGAAATCAGGTAAAACTTCCCTTGATTTAATCATCAAGGGTATTAACACGAATTCATCAAGCAAAAGCTTATCTGCCATTCCGTCAACGTAAAACAAAAACATCTTGACTCCATTGTCTCCACCAACTTCAAATTCCCTAAAAACTATATCATTACAATCCTTTAGCATAGTCTTTATAAGAGCCACATTTTCCTCAAGGCTCTTGCTTATCTTAGTCTTGTTCTCGGGCGTATATGTATAATAAATCTCCTTTTTTCTCTTTAGCATATTTATCTCTCCCATCAAAAATTAGGACGGCAATATTTTAGTTGCCAAGTATAAAATAAATGAAATAACAACATAAAAAATTGCAAAAAATTTAGAGAATTTTCTTTCCTTCTCTAAATTTTTATTTTTATAATCAACGCTGTCCATATATAAAAAATAGCTTGTGATTAAAAAAAGTATAAAAACATTAAAATCAAAGTTATCCTTAATAAAATTAACAATCTCTTGCATAGCATCAACTCCTTTTATTAGTTTTTCTTTCTTTTAAAAAACTATACAAAAAAGCTACCTCTTAAGAGGTAGCTTTTTATAAATATCTATTTACAAATTCTATATCTTCAATTTTATCAACATCATTTCCTATCTCAGGGTATTTTGTTAAAATCGCTTTACCCTTGACGTCGAACATATCGCATATCTTTTTCTCGACTGATTCAAGGCTCAGCATTCCAAGTGCAAGCCTTATTAGAAATGAAATACCTAGAACCTTTCCCATCTTGAGCGGGTTTTTTCTATATGCAATAAGCTCCGCAGCCTTTTCTGTTGCACGTTCAATAACATTTGGATTTAAATATATTAAATTTCCGCCTGTAAAAGTTCCTTCCTTAAGTTTAACATAGGTCCTTTTAACATCAGGGTATTTTTCGTCATTTAATATCTTGTCGATTATCGGATATCCTAAGTCTATACTCTTATTTTCACATTCAGCAACAAAATCCTTAATTGCCTCTCCGCTTACAAGCGGTATATCTGCAGTGCAAATCAAAACAGGGGTTTCATAATCAGCAATCTCCTTAATGCTCTTTTTAATATTCTCCAGCATCTCACCATCTGAAAGTATATAACCGTCATATAGATTTTTAATCATTTCCCTTAATACTTCATCGCCGGCAACATAAATGTTTTTTATAGTTCCAGAAGCCTTCAGTGCATCTATAAGATATTCAACCATAAATTTTCCCTTTATTTTTAGCAGAGCCTTTGAATATCCTTCCTCTCCCCTATCCCCTGCAAGAATCAAAGCATTAACCATTTCTTACACCCCTTCATTTACCGTTTTAACCAAATAAACTTCCTTTAAGTAATCCCTTAATCTATTATAGCACACCTCAGCCCTTTCTTCATTTTCAAAAATTCCAAATACCGCTGAACCACTTCCTGTCATAATACTTCCTAAAGCATCAAATTCATGCATTATATTTTTTACTTCTCCAATAACTGGATACTCCCTTATTGTTACTGTTTCCAGAACATTTACCATATTACTTGCTAAACTTTTATAATCTCTTCTTTTTATATATTCAATTAATCTATCTATATCAGGCCTTTTAGATACCTCATCAAGTTTTAAATTCATATAAACTTCCTTAGTTGAAACTGCTACATTAGGTTTTGCAATAACTATATTGAAATTTTCAATTGGTTCAAGAGGTGTTATTCTTTCACCTATGCCCTCTGCAAGGCTTGTTCTATTAACAATGCAATAAGGAAGATCCGCACCAATTTTAACTCCTATGTCCATCATATTATCCAAACTCATTTTCAACTCAAAAATTTGGTTCATCGCCTTTATTACACCTGCAGCATCGCTGCTGCCTCCTCCAAGCCCTGCTCCATGTGGAATATTCTTTTCAATATGTATCCTCACCCCGCCCTTTAAATTAAACCTGTTAATTATTAGTTTCGCAGCCTTATAGCAAGTGTTGGACTCATCTAGAGGGATATCATTTTTATTAGCCGTTAAAACGATTTTGCTATCTGTTTTTTCTACGGTTATATAATCATATAACGATACGCTCTGGTTTATCATCCTTAAAAGGTGATAACCATCCTCCCTCTTTCCAACCACATCAAGGGATAAATTTATCTTTGCAGGACATCTAATCATAACCTTATCCATATCATCACCCTTTTAAAAGTTTCAAATTTTATTATACAATATTTTACAGTTAATTTCAATAAAATAGCCAATCTCATGATTTAGGGTAATTTTTTTCGTAAGAAACTATAAAATCCCATGAATGATTTGCAATATGCCTAAAATCATTCATGGGATTTTAATTATATAATGTTCTTTTTTACCTCATAAACGTCTTTTTAGGAATTATAAGTTTCATTCCTGGTTCAATATAGTCTGGATTATCAATATCGTTAAGCTTTACAATATCCTCCACCTTAGTGCAGTATTTCTTTGCAATTTTCCATAGTGTATCATGCGGCTGAACAGTATAGATTACTAGGCTTGGCATGTTCTTTAAAGTTTCTGAAATATCTATTTCAACAACTGCCTTTAATATTTCTGCCATCTGCTTCTTATAAAGTTTAGCCATACAAACAAGTCCAGCCTTAATATTTACTTCTCTTTCTCCAAATTTTTCAAAACTTAAGCTTTCAAGTTTCACAGAAACCCTAGGCATCATATCAATCTTCGCACCAGGCATATCAACTGAAAACTTAAATGGAATTTCATCTTCATATCCTTCAAGTTCTGCTTCTTCGTTTGCCTTTGTATAAATCATAGCACATCTTAAAACGCCTTCACAAACAACCTTATCCTCAACTGCCTTAACTTCAGTAACGTCAGGCACTGCTTCAACAAATTTGACATCAACTATAGCTTCGCTATCATCTGGAAGTTGCAGCCTCTCCTTTAATACTTGATTATCAACCGCCTCTGCATAAAAGCCAATCCACCTGACATTTTGTTTTTCAAATTCATATCTTGAGTTTGATGAATATGCATCGATAATACTTTGAATATGCCTTTCAGCATATACCTTAACATTAACCTCAATTGTTGCCTGAACTGACAATGCTTTTCTTTCTCCCAATTCATTTTCAACAATATCTGTATATATATCCGTAACATTGCACCTAACATCAACTTTCATATTAGGCTTAGCTTCTGGAATCTCAATTTCGCTGCTGAATGGAATATCCTGCTCAAGAGCAAAATATTCGTTATTCCCTTCCACTAAAACCCTTGCCCTTGCAGTAGCGTTTAAAAGAACCTTCCCATCTAATACCTGAACATCCTTCTTATAAACAAAAACATAGCTCTTTATAATTCCTGCTATTTCTTTATCCTGGACAGTATCAATCTGTGCTTTTACAACTGTCTGCTCTGCCGCCTCAGCTACATATTCATCCATGCTGCAGCTATCCTTAAGGATTTGGACATCCTGCCCTTTAATATCTACGATAGTTTCTACTGTCTTTTTATTTGTAACAACACCTTCCAAATTAATAACTGCGCTCAACTTAATTTTTTTGTTTGTTGAAATCTGATACTCCATATGTTCAATTTTAGCTTTCACATTGCATCCCATGTCGTGTATTGCGCCAGGGACTTGAATATTGTGTGTGAAGCTAGAAGTAACTTCTGCCTTATAAATCCTTTTATTTTCATCATTTGCAGTGTAGTAAACTTTAAAAACTACCTTTCCTTCTACAATTATTCTTTCTTCAACTACCTCTTTTGATAAAATATAAACATCTCCATCACAGGACAAAACCTTATAAACATCTGGGTCCCTCTCTGATAAAACTAAATCAGCAGGAACCATCGTCTGTGTTTGCCCTTCCCCACAAAGTTCTTCGTAATTTATCAAATCCTTTACATATTCTATGGACAATTTAATCCCTCCCACCCGAATTTACCTAATATAATATATATTTCAAATATTAAAAATATTACTTTTTTATTTCAAAATGTTGACACATTTTTTATTTGCTTTATAATAATAACTTGTTGATAACCTTTGTTTATCCCCCTAAAAATAGCTGCCAAACCCATAACCCCTAAAAACTTAAACTTAAGTGCCTGGCACTTAAGTTTAAGTTTTTTTTGCATAAAAAAAGAAAACCCTGAAAACAGGATTTTCACATTGCAACGCTTTTTGGTTTGAATATTATTTGAACTGTTTGCGTCAAAATGTCAGAATAACTGTATGATATAGTTCGTGTTGTATTGTCATTTCCTTCAACTCTTACTATGAATATATTTGGATAAGTCTTTTCAAGGATGCCTTCTTTAACTGTGAATTTTTTTCGTCCGCTGTTTGCCTTAACAACGACTTTTTCACCAACATGCTCATCTATATCTTTTTTGATGGCACTTAATTGTTCTTTTCCTCTCATAAGAAACACCCTCTTTCCACTACACTATTTTACACTAAATTGGGTGTTTCGTCAATAGCAAGTTAAATATTTTATCAACTTTTTTTAATATTGTCAATATCACAAGAAAATATATTTTTATATTATTTTTTAATCAGAATTAAATATTTCTTTGTTTTTAAGTTTATCTTCATTTTATAGGCTTATCCCATATTTGACAAGTTTTTTATCATACCCTTACGTCATAATATTCACAAATACCTTCAAAAACAGCCTTAGCAATCTTTTCAAGTCCCTCTTCATCGTATTTTTCTCTATCGACATTTCCCGTTAAGTATAAGCATTCCAATACAATTCCGCTTACTCTTCCTTCCCTTAATATATAATAGTCACCTACTCTAACTCCCCTGTTTTTTATGCCCGCTTTATTTTTCAACTTCTCAAGTATTTCTTTGGAAAGTTCTAAAGCTAAATCGTCGTCCTTAAAACAGTAGCATTCAGCACCATTTACTGTGTCGTTTATGAAACTGTTCTGGTGAATTGAAATAAAAAAGTTTGGTCTTTCTTTGTTAATGATATTTACCCTATCAAGCAGGGATAAATACTCATCCTTTTCTCTTGTTAAGATTATAATACAACCCTTAGATTCTAATAAATATTTAAGCTTAAGTGCTATTTTTAAATTTATATCCTTTTCAATCAAACTATCATTGACCTTGCCAAAATCGCTTCCACCATGTCCTGCATCAATCACAATTTTTTTATCATATAAATTGTTTAAAATATATTCTTTATCTAATCTAATTATCTCAACCCCAGTAAAATAATACTTTATAAGCTCATTAAACTTACAGCCCTCCTTTGCTAAATTGTTTGCCCCTTGTATACATATACCAAGCCCCATTCCATCTCCTATCTCTTTTATTGAGATGCTTTTTTGCATAAAATAGATTCTATTGCTTTTTAAATTCATCCTTTCAGCAAATTCCTTTCCAGATGTCTTATTTGTTCTTATATCTAAATTAATAATTCTTCCTGTTTCATCCCTTTCAACATTTTCCATAAAGTTAGGTATCTCATTTTTATAATTTCCATTAAGCATTCCTAACTTATTTTCTATATCTTTAATTTCAAATTCAACTTCCCTTTTAGTCCTTGGGCATTTATTGCATAAAACCCTTCTCAAATAGGGGATATTTACTC is a window from the Caloramator mitchellensis genome containing:
- the ispE gene encoding 4-(cytidine 5'-diphospho)-2-C-methyl-D-erythritol kinase translates to MDKVMIRCPAKINLSLDVVGKREDGYHLLRMINQSVSLYDYITVEKTDSKIVLTANKNDIPLDESNTCYKAAKLIINRFNLKGGVRIHIEKNIPHGAGLGGGSSDAAGVIKAMNQIFELKMSLDNMMDIGVKIGADLPYCIVNRTSLAEGIGERITPLEPIENFNIVIAKPNVAVSTKEVYMNLKLDEVSKRPDIDRLIEYIKRRDYKSLASNMVNVLETVTIREYPVIGEVKNIMHEFDALGSIMTGSGSAVFGIFENEERAEVCYNRLRDYLKEVYLVKTVNEGV
- a CDS encoding DUF3794 and LysM peptidoglycan-binding domain-containing protein; this translates as MSIEYVKDLINYEELCGEGQTQTMVPADLVLSERDPDVYKVLSCDGDVYILSKEVVEERIIVEGKVVFKVYYTANDENKRIYKAEVTSSFTHNIQVPGAIHDMGCNVKAKIEHMEYQISTNKKIKLSAVINLEGVVTNKKTVETIVDIKGQDVQILKDSCSMDEYVAEAAEQTVVKAQIDTVQDKEIAGIIKSYVFVYKKDVQVLDGKVLLNATARARVLVEGNNEYFALEQDIPFSSEIEIPEAKPNMKVDVRCNVTDIYTDIVENELGERKALSVQATIEVNVKVYAERHIQSIIDAYSSNSRYEFEKQNVRWIGFYAEAVDNQVLKERLQLPDDSEAIVDVKFVEAVPDVTEVKAVEDKVVCEGVLRCAMIYTKANEEAELEGYEDEIPFKFSVDMPGAKIDMMPRVSVKLESLSFEKFGEREVNIKAGLVCMAKLYKKQMAEILKAVVEIDISETLKNMPSLVIYTVQPHDTLWKIAKKYCTKVEDIVKLNDIDNPDYIEPGMKLIIPKKTFMR
- a CDS encoding N-acetylmuramoyl-L-alanine amidase, producing MDDLRLLLNGKYIELEMAVLYHLSSFQEFFELEIETLKAISVLLRSKLCRGIRNLIENEKVNVELDENNYINLNTKLKEKINKAVSETEGLIVKYNNKIIDFYYTMNCSGGTANSEDVLGVNIPYLRRVLCNKCPRTKREVEFEIKDIENKLGMLNGNYKNEIPNFMENVERDETGRIINLDIRTNKTSGKEFAERMNLKSNRIYFMQKSISIKEIGDGMGLGICIQGANNLAKEGCKFNELIKYYFTGVEIIRLDKEYILNNLYDKKIVIDAGHGGSDFGKVNDSLIEKDINLKIALKLKYLLESKGCIIILTREKDEYLSLLDRVNIINKERPNFFISIHQNSFINDTVNGAECYCFKDDDLALELSKEILEKLKNKAGIKNRGVRVGDYYILREGRVSGIVLECLYLTGNVDREKYDEEGLEKIAKAVFEGICEYYDVRV
- a CDS encoding GerAB/ArcD/ProY family transporter, whose amino-acid sequence is MVPNDDKISSFQLGLLIFLTPIGVGIFTLPAVLAKDVENNGWFVLILGGLINILFLFFISEVGKKYAELGLVETLRTLFGKFIGTLMALPIFLFYFLFTAIEIRMFGETTKMYLLFNTPLEFIMIPIFIVAYLLVRMGIEQIARFFEAIFYLTVLTFVFLFLLVVPKSDYSNLLPVLRVEPLKILKGISDSLFSYAGFEILFFLFPFIRKPEKAFKSSMIGMIFIIFIYIFIVIHCYARFGAEYTKTLLYPTLSLVKASDVPGAFLEGIEGLLFSLWIILIFTTIVTYVFGYMIVGGDLIKHREKKHIAIMIMPIIYIISLIPDSIADIVDLSDKMVLYLGYYTLFFIPIVMYIASLIKGVRKA
- a CDS encoding spore germination protein is translated as MLKRKKEIYYTYTPENKTKISKSLEENVALIKTMLKDCNDIVFREFEVGGDNGVKMFLFYVDGMADKLLLDEFVLIPLMIKSREVLPDFNAVKHKLFEVSKDNAMTVTDFKEVEIIEELVLNVLSGETGLLIDYTDRALVIATKAWPARSVAEPSAETIIRGPRDGFTETMRVNTALVRRRIRDPRFKIVQKKLGERSQTDIAIMYIEDIVDKRVLDELNKKLGKISIDTIMDSGYLEQLLEDKVFSIFPQAQTTERPDVVAAAVYEGRVGILVDNSPFALIVPVTINAFLQSAEDYYSRSIIATFVRFIRVLAGGLSILSPALYIAITSFHPQIIPSKLALSIAATREGVPFPAFIEAIIMEITFELLREAGIRLPRPIGSTIGIVGGLVIGQAAVSAGIVSPIMVIVVAITAIASFSITNYELATALRLLRFIFMIGASIYGLYGISLCYIGTLIYLVNLKSFGTPYLAPLAPLYLEDMVDSALKFPIKYIKKRPRMYDPQDIIRQGDENGSQ
- a CDS encoding CLC_0170 family protein, with the translated sequence MQEIVNFIKDNFDFNVFILFLITSYFLYMDSVDYKNKNLEKERKFSKFFAIFYVVISFILYLATKILPS
- a CDS encoding nucleotidyltransferase family protein; its protein translation is MVNALILAGDRGEEGYSKALLKIKGKFMVEYLIDALKASGTIKNIYVAGDEVLREMIKNLYDGYILSDGEMLENIKKSIKEIADYETPVLICTADIPLVSGEAIKDFVAECENKSIDLGYPIIDKILNDEKYPDVKRTYVKLKEGTFTGGNLIYLNPNVIERATEKAAELIAYRKNPLKMGKVLGISFLIRLALGMLSLESVEKKICDMFDVKGKAILTKYPEIGNDVDKIEDIEFVNRYL
- a CDS encoding Veg family protein — its product is MRGKEQLSAIKKDIDEHVGEKVVVKANSGRKKFTVKEGILEKTYPNIFIVRVEGNDNTTRTISYSYSDILTQTVQIIFKPKSVAM